A window of Primulina tabacum isolate GXHZ01 chromosome 4, ASM2559414v2, whole genome shotgun sequence contains these coding sequences:
- the LOC142541577 gene encoding myb family transcription factor PHL13-like, with translation MKYSRLEFSSRVPTQHVSENRHPLLPPTVQHGVRPYARSKMPRLRWTRHLHQCFVDAVEQLGGEGRATPKMVLDLMNVKGLTITHVKSHLQMYRSMKQEHMMQEAEATKNKKVRPTPPQTNHVWSSCNSNRYYYQGPATIYELPSCEETFTCFSPELIRPTTARPVILA, from the exons ATGAAGTACAGTCGATTGGAGTTTTCAAGTAGGGTTCCGACACAACATGTGTCGGAAAACAGACATCCATTGCTGCCACCCACCGTGCAACACGGCGTTAGGCCGTATGCTAGGTCTAAAATGCCTCGATTGAGATGGACGCGCCATCTTCATCAATGCTTTGTCGACGCTGTTGAACAACTCGGGGGGGAAGGAA GGGCCACTCCGAAAATGGTGCTGGACCTGATGAATGTGAAGGGGCTTACCATAACCCACGTCAAGAGCCATCTTCAG ATGTACAGGAGCATGAAGCAAGAGCATATGATGCAAG AAGCAGAAGCAACAAAAAACAAGAAGGTGCGACCCACTCCGCCGCAAACAAATCATGTATGGAGTTCATGCAACTCCAACCGATACTATTATCAGGGACCAGCTACCATCTATGAGCTCCCCTCATGTGAAGAAACTTTCACCTGTTTCAGCCCCGAGCTTATCCGTCCAACCACCGCCAGGCCTGTAATATTGGCGTAA